A genome region from Marinobacter panjinensis includes the following:
- a CDS encoding HDOD domain-containing protein yields MPGFFSWISGLFTSDEPVIASTPESRLLNPSAPVDDNSATDPALIDQLEENLFCWLLDSPPATLRSEPGQWEHVLGNLRGRIANQELDELPRQPMTLPMLMRALSDEKSDRHHLTKIILNDPALTDQLLQVANSPYFRPGDQPIDSVDQAVFLLGLDGIRNVISAAIMRPMMAARNSREALFAQRVWRWGLTCARSAELIARIQGQDTSVFFVAGLLPALSYITLRRELQRICRAEPGMTEAPPSLIHSALSRYQWATSQLLANEWNLPPKYHAQLLAAERPAPNQKQSPLNDGIIVGTREVLRHAHQRNMPEGDVLRIIHISGEQFTRVRKSILDVLEAGAKTRA; encoded by the coding sequence ATGCCAGGCTTTTTTTCCTGGATTTCAGGACTATTCACTTCCGACGAGCCAGTCATCGCCTCAACCCCTGAATCCCGCCTGCTTAATCCATCTGCGCCGGTGGATGACAATTCAGCCACAGATCCCGCACTGATCGACCAGCTGGAAGAAAACCTGTTCTGTTGGCTGCTGGACTCGCCCCCGGCGACGCTGCGCTCAGAGCCCGGACAATGGGAGCACGTTCTGGGCAACCTGCGCGGGCGAATTGCCAACCAGGAACTGGACGAGTTACCACGCCAACCCATGACCCTGCCCATGCTGATGCGGGCTCTCTCCGATGAGAAGTCGGACCGCCACCATCTGACAAAGATCATCCTCAACGATCCGGCACTGACCGACCAATTGCTACAGGTTGCCAACAGCCCCTATTTCCGGCCCGGCGACCAGCCCATAGACTCTGTGGATCAGGCCGTATTTTTGCTGGGACTGGACGGCATTCGCAACGTGATTTCAGCCGCTATCATGCGGCCGATGATGGCGGCCCGAAACAGCCGCGAAGCCCTTTTCGCCCAGAGGGTCTGGCGCTGGGGGCTTACCTGCGCCCGAAGTGCGGAGCTGATTGCCAGGATTCAGGGCCAGGATACCAGCGTCTTTTTTGTGGCGGGGTTGCTGCCGGCGCTTTCCTACATCACCTTGCGAAGAGAGCTGCAGCGAATCTGCCGTGCTGAACCTGGAATGACAGAGGCGCCGCCCTCACTGATACACAGCGCCCTCTCCCGCTACCAGTGGGCCACGTCACAGTTGCTGGCCAACGAATGGAATCTTCCACCCAAGTACCACGCGCAACTGCTGGCGGCAGAACGCCCCGCTCCGAATCAGAAGCAATCCCCACTTAATGACGGCATCATTGTCGGCACCCGGGAGGTGTTGCGGCATGCACACCAGCGCAACATGCCTGAGGGAGACGTGCTGCGTATCATTCATATCTCCGGTGAGCAGTTTACCCGGGTGCGAAAATCCATCCTCGATGTTCTTGAGGCCGGTGCCAAAACCCGCGCCTAG
- a CDS encoding YihY/virulence factor BrkB family protein, with protein sequence MASFQLKDRLQEAETWILANPNPPQSWPWTWLYKTGRTAYALGRDIIAGNLTLHAMSLVYTTLLSIVPLLALSFSVLKALGVHQRMEPFLYQFFEPMGPQGIEIAEQILGFVDNMKVGVLGSVGLALLVYTVISLVQKIERSFNMIWRVPDMRSMAQRFSNYLSVIMIGPLLMVSAIGISATIFSSAFVQSLMAVEPLGEVVIFATRFTPFLLVVGAFTFVYVFIPNTRVKFRYALIGGLVAGISWQAAGMLFASFVAGSAKYAAIYSSFAIGIILLIWLYLNWIILLLGSSIAFYLQNPGAVAKRSQVRLSPELQENTGLALMWLVAKPFSEGRPAPQQEDLEHTLRVPGEVTRGISDKLIRARLLALAGRNGDCLVPGQSLDRITIGGVLEAIRHDEDRVVDRLPYRIPERLRARAPEDESVTFAELLRQEAEGPKEA encoded by the coding sequence GTGGCTTCTTTCCAACTCAAAGACCGGCTTCAGGAAGCTGAAACCTGGATTCTGGCCAATCCCAACCCACCGCAAAGCTGGCCATGGACCTGGCTGTATAAAACCGGACGTACTGCCTATGCGCTGGGGCGGGACATCATCGCCGGCAACCTGACCCTGCACGCCATGAGTCTGGTCTATACCACCCTGTTGAGCATCGTGCCGCTGCTGGCGCTGAGCTTTTCGGTGCTCAAGGCGCTGGGCGTGCACCAGCGTATGGAGCCCTTCCTGTACCAGTTCTTTGAGCCCATGGGCCCACAGGGCATCGAGATTGCCGAACAGATTCTGGGGTTCGTGGATAATATGAAGGTAGGTGTGCTGGGCTCCGTGGGCCTGGCTCTGCTGGTCTATACCGTGATTTCGCTGGTGCAGAAAATCGAGCGTTCCTTCAATATGATCTGGCGGGTGCCGGATATGCGGTCCATGGCCCAGCGCTTCAGCAACTACCTCAGCGTGATCATGATTGGCCCGCTGCTGATGGTGTCTGCCATAGGCATCAGCGCTACCATTTTCTCGTCGGCGTTTGTCCAGTCGTTGATGGCAGTGGAGCCGTTGGGGGAGGTGGTCATCTTCGCCACCCGATTCACCCCGTTCCTGCTGGTGGTCGGGGCATTCACCTTCGTGTACGTGTTTATTCCAAACACCAGAGTCAAGTTTCGATACGCCTTGATTGGTGGCCTGGTGGCGGGGATTTCCTGGCAGGCTGCGGGAATGCTGTTTGCTTCATTTGTGGCAGGCTCGGCGAAATACGCCGCCATCTATTCCAGTTTCGCCATCGGTATCATCCTGCTTATCTGGCTCTACCTGAACTGGATCATCCTTTTGCTGGGCTCCAGCATCGCATTCTATCTGCAGAATCCCGGCGCAGTCGCCAAGCGCAGCCAGGTAAGGTTATCCCCGGAACTGCAGGAGAATACCGGCCTGGCACTGATGTGGCTGGTGGCAAAACCATTCAGTGAAGGCCGGCCGGCCCCCCAACAGGAAGATCTTGAACATACCCTGCGAGTGCCCGGCGAAGTAACCCGCGGAATCAGCGACAAGCTCATTCGTGCACGACTGCTGGCGTTGGCGGGTCGTAACGGTGACTGCCTGGTTCCGGGCCAGTCGCTGGACCGGATTACCATCGGAGGCGTTCTTGAGGCTATTCGTCACGATGAGGATCGTGTGGTTGACCGTCTGCCTTACCGGATCCCCGAAAGACTCAGAGCCAGAGCGCCAGAGGACGAATCAGTCACTTTCGCCGAATTGCTGAGACAGGAAGCGGAAGGCCCGAAAGAAGCCTAG
- a CDS encoding D-2-hydroxyacid dehydrogenase: MKAVFLDADTLGHDVDLSPIEAVTGEMVKHPRTSPEEVLERIRGFDTVLVNKVVLKRRHFESCPELKTIAVVATGLNNIDQEAARAHGIRVMNVTNYGRSTVAQHTMALMLALATRLLDYDRDVRAGRWGQSPMFCLMDHPIMELEGRTLGIVGYGDLGQGVVERAKAFGMNILLGARPGQAAGEVDAYSRIPMDELLPRVDVLSLHCLLTDETRNMIGARELKMMKREALLINTSRGGLVDEQALADALRAGTIGGAGFDVLTEEPPRNGNPLLADDIPNLIVTPHSAWASREARQRIVEITAHNLSLG, translated from the coding sequence ATGAAAGCCGTATTTCTGGATGCAGACACACTGGGTCATGATGTGGACCTGTCGCCGATCGAAGCCGTAACCGGAGAGATGGTGAAGCACCCGCGCACGTCACCGGAGGAGGTGCTGGAGCGTATCCGGGGCTTCGATACGGTGCTGGTGAACAAGGTGGTGCTGAAGCGGAGGCATTTTGAGTCGTGCCCGGAGCTGAAGACGATTGCGGTAGTGGCCACGGGGTTGAACAACATAGACCAGGAGGCGGCGAGGGCGCACGGCATCAGGGTGATGAACGTGACCAACTACGGCCGCTCCACTGTGGCCCAGCACACCATGGCGCTGATGCTGGCGCTGGCCACGCGGTTGCTGGATTACGACCGGGATGTCCGCGCCGGTCGTTGGGGGCAGAGCCCGATGTTCTGTTTAATGGATCACCCCATCATGGAGCTGGAAGGGCGTACGCTGGGGATTGTCGGTTATGGCGATCTGGGACAGGGAGTTGTTGAGCGGGCGAAGGCGTTCGGAATGAACATCCTGCTGGGTGCCAGGCCGGGTCAGGCCGCTGGCGAGGTGGATGCCTACTCTCGCATTCCCATGGATGAGCTGCTGCCCAGGGTGGACGTGCTATCCCTGCATTGCCTGCTGACGGACGAAACCCGGAATATGATCGGTGCCCGCGAGCTGAAGATGATGAAAAGGGAGGCGCTGCTGATCAACACCAGCCGTGGTGGCCTGGTGGACGAGCAGGCACTGGCCGATGCCCTGCGGGCCGGAACCATTGGCGGTGCAGGCTTTGACGTTTTGACGGAAGAGCCACCCCGCAATGGCAACCCACTGCTGGCGGACGATATTCCCAACCTGATAGTGACACCCCATTCGGCCTGGGCGAGCCGGGAGGCGAGGCAGAGGATTGTTGAAATTACGGCGCATAATCTGTCCCTAGGGTAA
- the tmpT gene encoding thiopurine S-methyltransferase, protein MEHEFWHERWAKKEIGFHEGTVNQYLHDHWPELAGSGTGAVLVPLCGKAHDMWWLHDRGHPIIGVELSDVACKDFFEEGGEKARVHPGEPFTTFKHGDLELWCGDFFQLAPEDLKHVRLVYDRAALIALPPHMRKDYVDHLTAVIPDGTRILLITLDYDTDIKGPPFNVSDTEVRELYAGDYEIEHILTNTLAKDHPFTKRKGLAGATESVFRLQKR, encoded by the coding sequence ATGGAACACGAATTCTGGCACGAACGCTGGGCCAAGAAAGAAATCGGCTTCCACGAAGGCACCGTGAACCAGTACCTCCACGACCACTGGCCCGAGCTTGCCGGCAGCGGCACGGGTGCTGTCCTCGTGCCCCTGTGCGGCAAAGCCCATGACATGTGGTGGCTTCACGACCGCGGCCATCCCATCATCGGGGTGGAGCTGAGTGACGTTGCCTGCAAAGACTTTTTCGAAGAGGGTGGCGAGAAAGCCAGGGTCCACCCGGGTGAACCGTTCACTACGTTCAAACATGGCGATCTTGAGCTCTGGTGCGGCGACTTCTTCCAGCTGGCGCCGGAAGACCTGAAACATGTAAGGCTTGTCTATGACCGCGCTGCCCTGATCGCCCTGCCACCGCATATGCGCAAGGACTACGTTGACCACCTGACAGCGGTCATCCCGGATGGCACGCGAATCCTGCTGATTACCCTGGATTACGACACTGACATCAAGGGTCCTCCCTTTAACGTCAGCGATACAGAAGTCCGGGAACTGTACGCCGGCGATTACGAAATCGAACACATCCTCACCAATACCCTGGCGAAAGATCACCCCTTTACCAAGCGCAAAGGCCTTGCTGGAGCTACCGAGAGCGTGTTTCGGCTGCAGAAACGCTGA